One window from the genome of Salvia splendens isolate huo1 unplaced genomic scaffold, SspV2 ctg272, whole genome shotgun sequence encodes:
- the LOC121789543 gene encoding wall-associated receptor kinase-like 3: MALHIISILCLISVIRLQAISCGPVAKPGCQNMCGNLAISYPFGIGSNCSFDPSFTISCNTTTDPPKAYLSIIDKQLIEINETYVRVKYPNLVSVCYESEGDSYKDSIVSVNLTRTLYSLSMYTNRLTAIGCDDVVLQSNGTYNNGGCSAFCEDDISTQTGYCPFDPTSIGSGCCQSQIVGETGFVGAKLIDLSRKVQRRKLFPCSHAFIQEVSGTNETGFSYPLFYLHNSTALQTDNWASATSPPVVRLDWIAGVENCSQAKLNPTTYACQDSKSLCVDVANVSKGYQCSCLQGYEGNPYVVGGCQPIVFRSSIARDGCRDQCGELSIPFPFGVGRNCYLEPSFEVNCDMSSNPPKAYLFVLKAEIIRLNLSQVRVNYPTLGFSCYNWSDTQRRIIKTEEQSLSVDLLGTQFTLSEDSWISVIGCDDIMVGITRRANRTFVGSTCATVCKNNQIATDYLAYCPTKGAEYWPGNGCCRAPIPRGTSYLEANLSDFTGRWPRTNFSCSYAFLGTKEDYYRATYPIFNNSTQVQSDDPNINYRPTIFSLDWRIGALNCKEALKNPTDYVCQNNTICIDFDDTVRGYLCNCSNGYQGHPYLSPGCKDIDECADSTTNECVPTSICINDPGSYHCSCPKGHVGDGRKDGTSCIKLPPSNTKTIILAGMGSGLGFLLLLLMLFGLIKVIKKRREKVLKQKFFKQNGGLLLQQQTSESTLGKTNLFTAKELEVATDDFNENRILGHGGQGIVYKGMLSDGKIVAVKKSKLVEENQLKPFINEVVILSQLNHKNVVRLLGCCLETEVPLLVYEFMPNGNLYDLIHDPNNEFPFPWNMRLKIAADIAGALAYLHSASSVSVYHRDIKSSNLLLDEKYVVKVSDFGTSKPVSANQTHLTTLVKGTFGYLDPEYFHSSKFTEKSDVYSFGVVLVELLTGQIPISIDEQEEERSLATRFRTCMIRNCLDTILDPQMLEEGRKEEVILVARIAEKCLNLKGKLRPTMKEVATELESFRMSQRSVTVEDVRVENESEDIVRSFEDVPATISDNEYTLPGR, encoded by the exons ATGGCTCTTCATATAATTTCTATCTTGTGTTTAATCTCTGTGATTCGTTTACAAGCAATATCTTGTGGTCCAGTTGCCAAACCAGGATGCCAAAATATGTGCGGGAATTTGGCCATTTCATATCCATTTGGGATCGGGTCGAATTGCTCGTTCGACCCGTCCTTTACCATTAGCTGCAACACTACGACAGACCCTCCGAAGGCGTACCTTTCCATCATTGATAAACAATTGATTGAGATAAACGAAACCTATGTTCGGGTCAAGTATCCGAACCTGGTTTCGGTTTGCTATGAGTCTGAAGGTGATTCGTATAAAGATAGCATTGTGAGTGTGAACTTGACAAGGACTTTGTATTCGCTGTCCATGTACACAAACAGGCTCACCGCCATTGGCTGCGATGACGTTGTGCTGCAGTCCAACGGAACTTACAATAACGGCGGCTGCTCAGCGTTTTGTGAGGATGACATCAGCACTCAAACAGGGTATTGCCCATTCGATCCTACTTCCATTGGTAGTGGTTGTTGCCAGTCTCAAATCGTCGGAG AGACGGGATTCGTGGGAGCAAAACTAATAGACTTGAGCAGAAAAGTGCAACGTAGAAAGCTTTTCCCATGCAGCCACGCCTTTATCCAGGAGGTCTCTGGCACGAATGAAACCGGATTTTCATATCCGTTGTTCTACCTCCATAACTCAACTGCATTGCAGACTGACAATTGGGCATCTGCAACGAGTCCTCCTGTGGTGAGGCTGGACTGGATTGCGGGTGTTGAGAATTGCAGCCAAGCTAAGCTGAATCCGACCACGTACGCATGTCAAGATAGCAAGAGTCTATGTGTTGATGTTGCTAATGTTAGCAAAGGATACCAATGCAGCTGCCTGCAAGGATACGAGGGCAATCCGTACGTGGTTGGAGGCTGCCAAC CAATTGTATTTCGCAGTTCCATAGCCAGAGACGGATGCCGGGATCAATGTGGGGAACTGTCAATTCCGTTTCCATTTGGAGTCGGGCGGAATTGCTATTTGGAGCCATCTTTTGAAGTTAATTGCGATATGTCATCTAACCCTCCCAAAGCATACCTCTTTGTTCTCAAGGCAGAAATCATTCGGTTAAATTTATCACAGGTTCGGGTGAACTATCCAACACTTGGTTTTTCTTGCTACAATTGGTCCGATACACAGCGAAGAATCATTAAGACAGAGGAGCAAAGCTTGAGTGTTGACTTGTTGGGAACTCAGTTTACGTTGTCGGAAGATAGCTGGATCTCCGTGATTGGGTGCGATGATATAATGGTGGGTATAACTCGACGTGCCAATCGAACCTTTGTTGGCAGCACATGTGCAACTGTTtgcaaaaataatcaaatagcTACTGATTATTTAGCATATTGTCCAACTAAGGGTGCTGAGTATTGGCCCGGCAATGGCTGTTGCAGGGCACCCATTCCCAGAG GCACCTCCTACCTTGAAGCCAATTTGAGTGATTTCACTGGACGATGGCCACGTACCAATTTCTCTTGCAGCTACGCATTCCTTGGTACCAAGGAAGACTATTATCGAGCAACATACCCCATTTTCAATAACTCAACACAAGTTCAATCTGATGATCCAAACATAAATTATCGACCCACAATATTCTCACTAGACTGGAGGATTGGAGCGCTGAATTGCAAAGAAGCGCTAAAGAATCCGACTGATTATGTGTGTCAGAATAACACCATCTGCATTGATTTCGATGATACAGTTAGAGGCTACCTATGCAACTGCTCCAACGGATACCAAGGTCATCCATACCTTAGCCCAGGATGCAAAG ATATTGATGAATGCGCTGATAGTACAACTAATGAATGCGTTCCAACGTCAATTTGCATCAACGATCCTGGCTCTTATCACTGCTCGTGCCCAAAAGGGCACGTTGGTGATGGGAGGAAAGATGGAACCAGTTGCATTAAGCTGCCACCGTCCAACACCAAGACCATAATCTTGGCAG GGATGGGCTCTGGATTAGGATTTCTTCTGCTCCTTTTAATGTTGTTTGGGTTGATTAAAGTTATTAAAAAGAGAAGGGAAAAAGTGCTTAAGCAGAAATTTTTCAAACAAAATGGTGGTCTTCTCTTGCAGCAACAAACAAGTGAAAGCACACTTGGAAAAACAAATCTTTTCACTGCAAAAGAGTTGGAGGTAGCTACTGATGACTTCAACGAAAACCGAATCCTTGGACATGGAGGTCAGGGTATTGTCTATAAAGGTATGTTATCTGATGGTAAAATTGTGGCAGTGAAAAAATCAAAGTTGGTTGAAGAGAATCAATTGAAACCGTTCATAAATGAGGTCGTTATATTGTCACAATTAAATCACAAGAATGTGGTTAGATTGTTGGGGTGTTGTTTGGAGACGGAAGTTCCTTTGCTTGTGTATGAATTCATGCCAAATGGTAACCTTTATGATCTCATACATGATCCAAATAACGAATTTCCATTTCCATGGAACATGCGTTTGAAAATCGCAGCAGATATAGCCGGTGCACTGGCCTATTTGCACTCTGCATCTTCTGTGTCAGTCTATCACAGAGATATCAAGTCAAGTAATCTCCTTCTGGACGAGAAATATGTTGTCAAAGTGTCGGACTTTGGGACTTCGAAGCCCGTTTCTGCAAATCAAACTCACTTAACTACTCTGGTTAAAGGGACATTTGGATATTTAGATCCAGAGTATTTTCATTCGAGTAAATTCACTGAAAAAAGCGATGTTTATAGTTTTGGAGTGGTTCTTGTCGAGCTTCTTACCGGGCAAATACCAATTTCTATTGATGAACAAGAGGAGGAAAGAAGCCTAGCTACGCGGTTTCGTACATGCATGATAAGAAACTGCTTGGACACAATTTTGGATCCTCAAATGTTAGAggaaggaagaaaggaagagGTGATTTTAGTGGCGAGGATTGCAGAAAAATGTTTGAATTTGAAAGGAAAACTGAGACCAACTATGAAAGAAGTGGCTACCGAATTGGAAAGTTTTAGGATGTCTCAAAGGTCTGTTACAGTTGAAGATGTGAGAGTTGAAAATGAGTCTGAAGATATTGTGAGAAGCTTTGAAGACGTCCCTGCAACGATTTCAGACAACGAATACACATTGCCGGGTAGATAG